From a region of the Mycobacterium intracellulare ATCC 13950 genome:
- a CDS encoding acyl-CoA carboxylase subunit beta, which yields MTITAPEAVGESLDPRDPLLRLSNFFDDDSVELLHERDRSGVLAAAGTVNGVRTIAFCTDGTVMGGAMGIEGCTHIVDAYDTAIEEQSPIVGIWHSGGARLAEGVKALHAVGLVFEAMIRASGYVPQISVVVGFAAGGAAYGPALTDVVVMAPESRVFVTGPDVVRSVTGEDVDMASLGGPETHHKKSGVCHIVADDELDAYERGRRLVGLFCQQGHFDRTKAEAGDTDIHALLPESARRAYDVRPIVTAILDDETPFDEFQANWAPSMVIGLGRLSGRTVGVLANNPLRLGGCLNSESAEKAARFVRLCDAFGIPLVVVVDVPGYLPGVDQEWGGVVRRGAKLLHAFGECTVPRVTLVTRKTYGGAYIAMNSRSLNATKVYAWPDAEVAVMGAKAAVGILHKKKLAAAPEHEREALHDELAAEHERIAGGVDSAIEIGVVDEKIDPSHTRSKLTEALAQAPARRGRHKNIPL from the coding sequence ATGACTATCACGGCCCCCGAGGCGGTCGGCGAGTCGCTCGACCCCCGCGACCCGCTGTTGCGCTTGAGCAATTTCTTCGACGACGACAGCGTCGAACTCCTGCACGAGCGTGACCGCTCCGGCGTGCTTGCGGCCGCCGGGACCGTGAACGGTGTGCGCACCATCGCGTTCTGCACCGACGGCACCGTGATGGGCGGCGCCATGGGCATCGAGGGCTGCACGCACATCGTCGACGCCTACGACACCGCCATCGAGGAGCAGAGCCCGATCGTGGGCATCTGGCACTCCGGTGGCGCCCGGCTGGCCGAGGGTGTGAAGGCGCTGCACGCGGTGGGCCTGGTGTTCGAGGCGATGATCCGCGCCTCGGGCTATGTCCCGCAGATCTCGGTGGTCGTCGGCTTCGCGGCCGGCGGCGCCGCCTACGGGCCGGCGCTGACCGACGTCGTCGTGATGGCGCCGGAGAGCCGGGTGTTCGTCACGGGCCCGGACGTGGTGCGCAGCGTCACCGGCGAGGACGTCGACATGGCCTCGCTCGGTGGCCCCGAGACCCACCACAAGAAGTCCGGGGTGTGCCACATCGTCGCCGACGACGAGCTCGACGCCTACGAGCGCGGCCGCCGGCTGGTCGGATTGTTCTGCCAGCAGGGCCATTTCGACCGCACCAAGGCCGAGGCCGGCGACACCGACATCCACGCGCTGCTGCCCGAGTCGGCGCGGCGGGCCTACGACGTGCGCCCGATCGTGACCGCGATCCTCGACGACGAGACGCCGTTCGACGAGTTCCAGGCCAACTGGGCGCCGTCGATGGTGATCGGGCTGGGCCGGCTGTCGGGCCGCACGGTCGGCGTGCTGGCCAACAACCCACTGCGCCTCGGCGGCTGCCTGAACTCCGAAAGCGCCGAGAAGGCAGCGCGTTTCGTGCGTCTGTGTGACGCGTTCGGCATTCCGCTGGTGGTGGTCGTCGACGTGCCGGGTTATCTGCCCGGTGTCGACCAGGAGTGGGGCGGCGTGGTGCGCCGCGGCGCCAAGCTGCTGCACGCGTTCGGCGAGTGCACGGTTCCGCGCGTCACGCTGGTCACCCGAAAGACCTACGGCGGGGCCTACATTGCGATGAACTCCCGCTCGCTCAACGCGACCAAGGTGTACGCCTGGCCGGACGCCGAGGTCGCGGTGATGGGCGCCAAGGCCGCCGTGGGCATTCTGCACAAGAAGAAGCTGGCCGCCGCGCCCGAGCACGAGCGCGAGGCGCTGCACGACGAGCTGGCCGCCGAGCACGAGCGGATCGCGGGCGGCGTGGACAGCGCCATCGAGATCGGCGTGGTCGACGAGAAGATCGACCCGTCGCACACCCGCAGCAAGCTCACCGAGGCGCTGGCGCAGGCGCCCGCGCGCCGCGGCCGCCACAAGAACATCCCGCTGTAA
- the kasA gene encoding 3-oxoacyl-ACP synthase KasA has protein sequence MSKPSTANGGYPSVVVTAVTATTSIAPDVESTWKGLLAGESGIHVLEDDYITKWDLPVRIGGHLKEPIDEQMSRLDMRRMSYVQRLAKLLSTQLWESAGNPELDPDRFSVVVGTGLGGAERIVESYDLMNEGGPRKVSPLAVQMIMPNGAAAVVGLQLGARAGVITPVSACSSGSEAIAHAWRQIVMGDADVAVCGGVEGPIEALPIAAFSMMRAMSTRNDEPERASRPFDKDRDGFVFGEAGALMLIETEEHAKARGAKPLARLMGAGITSDAFHMVAPAADGVRAGRAMTRSLELAGLSPKDVDHVNAHGTATPIGDTAEANAIRVAGCQQAAVYAPKSALGHSIGAVGALESVLTVLSLRDGVIPPTLNYETPDPEIDLDVVAGEPRYGDFRYAINNSFGFGGHNVALAFGRY, from the coding sequence GTGAGTAAGCCTTCCACTGCTAACGGCGGTTACCCCAGCGTTGTGGTAACCGCCGTCACGGCGACGACGTCGATCGCGCCGGACGTCGAGAGCACGTGGAAGGGTTTGTTGGCCGGCGAAAGCGGCATCCACGTCCTCGAAGACGACTACATCACCAAGTGGGACCTGCCCGTCCGGATCGGTGGACACCTCAAGGAGCCCATCGACGAGCAGATGAGCAGGCTCGACATGCGACGTATGTCGTACGTCCAACGGCTGGCCAAGCTGCTCAGCACCCAGCTGTGGGAGAGCGCCGGCAACCCGGAGCTCGATCCCGACCGGTTCTCGGTCGTGGTCGGCACCGGCCTCGGTGGCGCCGAAAGGATCGTGGAGAGCTACGACCTGATGAACGAGGGCGGCCCCCGCAAGGTGTCGCCGCTGGCCGTCCAGATGATCATGCCCAACGGCGCCGCCGCCGTGGTGGGCCTGCAGCTCGGCGCCCGCGCCGGGGTGATCACCCCGGTGTCGGCGTGTTCGTCGGGCTCCGAAGCGATCGCCCACGCCTGGCGTCAGATCGTCATGGGTGACGCGGACGTCGCCGTGTGCGGTGGCGTCGAGGGCCCCATCGAGGCGCTGCCGATCGCGGCGTTTTCGATGATGCGGGCCATGTCGACTCGCAACGATGAGCCCGAGCGCGCATCGCGGCCGTTCGACAAGGACCGCGACGGCTTCGTGTTCGGCGAGGCCGGTGCGCTGATGCTCATCGAGACCGAGGAGCACGCCAAGGCCCGCGGCGCCAAGCCGCTGGCCCGGTTGATGGGTGCCGGCATCACCTCGGACGCGTTCCACATGGTGGCCCCGGCGGCCGACGGTGTGCGTGCGGGTCGGGCGATGACGCGGTCGCTCGAGCTGGCGGGGTTGTCCCCCAAGGACGTTGACCACGTCAACGCGCACGGGACCGCCACGCCGATCGGTGACACCGCGGAGGCCAACGCCATCCGCGTCGCCGGTTGCCAGCAGGCCGCGGTCTACGCGCCGAAGTCGGCGCTGGGCCACTCGATCGGTGCGGTCGGGGCGCTGGAGTCGGTGCTCACGGTGCTGAGCCTGCGCGACGGCGTCATTCCACCCACCCTCAATTACGAAACCCCCGACCCCGAGATCGACCTGGATGTTGTTGCGGGCGAACCTCGCTACGGCGATTTCCGTTACGCGATCAACAACTCGTTCGGCTTCGGTGGCCACAACGTGGCACTCGCCTTCGGGCGTTACTAG
- the acpM gene encoding meromycolate extension acyl carrier protein AcpM produces MAVSQEEIIAGIAEIIEEVTGIEPSEVTPEKSFVDDLDIDSLSMVEIAVQTEDKYGVKIPDEDLAGLRTVGDVVSYIQKLEEENPEAAEALRAKLETENPDAVANVKARLEADTK; encoded by the coding sequence GTGGCTGTCAGCCAGGAAGAAATCATCGCCGGTATCGCCGAGATCATCGAAGAGGTCACCGGTATCGAGCCCTCCGAGGTCACCCCGGAGAAGTCCTTCGTCGACGACCTGGACATCGACTCGCTGTCGATGGTCGAGATCGCCGTGCAGACCGAGGACAAGTACGGCGTCAAGATCCCGGACGAGGACCTCGCCGGTCTGCGTACCGTCGGTGACGTCGTCTCCTACATCCAGAAGCTCGAGGAAGAGAACCCCGAGGCTGCCGAGGCGCTGCGCGCCAAGCTGGAGACCGAGAACCCCGACGCGGTCGCCAACGTCAAGGCAAGGCTGGAAGCGGACACCAAGTGA
- a CDS encoding ACP S-malonyltransferase, with the protein MIALLAPGQGSQTEGMLSPWLELAGAADQLALWSKASGLDLVRLGTTASTDEITDTAVTQPLVVAATLLAHQELTKRGLLAGEDLVVAGHSVGEIAAYAIAGVMAADDAVALAATRGAEMAKACAVEPTGMSAVLGGDEAEVLARLEQLDLFPANRNAAGQIVAAGSLDALEKLAEDPPAKARVRALGVAGAFHTKYMASALDGYAAAAAAVQTSEPTATLLSNRDGKPVASAPAAMEALVAQLTRPVRWDLCTATLRELEVGAAVEFPPAGTLTGIAKRELRGVTARAVKSPADLDALAEL; encoded by the coding sequence GTGATTGCATTGCTTGCGCCCGGACAGGGTTCGCAGACCGAGGGGATGCTCTCGCCGTGGCTGGAGCTCGCCGGCGCCGCCGACCAGTTGGCGCTGTGGTCCAAGGCCAGCGGCCTCGACCTCGTGCGCCTGGGCACCACCGCATCGACCGACGAGATCACCGACACCGCGGTCACCCAGCCGCTGGTCGTCGCGGCCACGCTGCTCGCACACCAGGAGCTGACCAAGCGCGGCCTGCTCGCCGGTGAAGACCTGGTCGTGGCCGGTCACTCCGTCGGTGAGATCGCCGCCTACGCGATCGCCGGCGTGATGGCCGCGGACGACGCCGTCGCCCTGGCCGCCACCCGGGGCGCCGAGATGGCCAAGGCGTGCGCCGTCGAGCCCACCGGCATGTCCGCGGTGCTCGGCGGTGACGAGGCCGAGGTCCTCGCCCGCCTCGAGCAGCTCGACCTGTTCCCCGCCAACCGCAACGCCGCCGGGCAGATCGTCGCCGCCGGCTCGCTGGACGCGTTGGAGAAGCTCGCCGAAGACCCGCCGGCCAAGGCCCGCGTGCGCGCGCTGGGGGTGGCCGGTGCGTTCCACACCAAGTACATGGCGTCGGCGCTCGACGGTTATGCCGCCGCGGCCGCCGCCGTCCAGACGTCCGAGCCCACCGCGACGCTGCTGTCGAACCGTGACGGCAAGCCCGTCGCCTCGGCCCCCGCGGCGATGGAGGCGTTGGTCGCCCAGCTGACCCGGCCGGTGCGCTGGGACCTGTGCACCGCGACGCTGCGCGAGCTGGAAGTCGGTGCGGCCGTGGAGTTCCCGCCCGCGGGCACGCTCACCGGTATCGCCAAACGAGAACTTCGGGGAGTTACGGCTCGCGCCGTCAAGTCGCCCGCAGACCTGGACGCTTTGGCCGAGCTCTAA
- the kasB gene encoding 3-oxoacyl-ACP synthase KasB — translation MTELVTGKTLPNVVVTGVAMTTALATDAETTWKLLLDSQSGIRKLEDPFVEEFDLPVRIGGHLLEEFDSQLTRVELRRSGYLQRMSTILGRRVWENAGSPEVDSDRLLVSIGTGLGSSEEMVFSYDDMRARGMKAVSPLGVQKYMPNGASAAVGLERHAKAGVLTPISACASGSEGIAQAWRNIVFGEADIAICGGVETKIEAVPIAAFAQMRIVMSTKNDDPVGACRPFDRDRTGFVFGEAGALMVIETEEHAKARGANILARIMGASITSDGYHMVAPDPNGERAGHAMSRAIQLAGLSPSDIHHVNAHATGTSVGDVAEGRAINNALGPHGGNAAVYAPKAALGHSVGAVGAVESILTVLALRDQVVPPTLNLENLDPEIDLDVVAGKPRPGNYEYAINNSFGFGGHNVAIAFGRY, via the coding sequence ATGACAGAGCTGGTTACCGGGAAGACCCTCCCGAACGTGGTCGTCACTGGCGTTGCCATGACGACCGCACTGGCGACTGACGCCGAGACCACCTGGAAGCTGTTGCTGGACAGCCAAAGTGGTATCCGCAAACTCGAGGACCCGTTCGTCGAGGAGTTTGACCTGCCGGTACGCATCGGCGGTCATCTGTTAGAGGAATTCGACAGCCAGCTGACCCGCGTCGAGCTGCGCCGGTCGGGCTACCTGCAACGGATGTCGACGATCTTGGGCCGGCGGGTCTGGGAGAACGCCGGCTCGCCCGAGGTCGACAGCGACCGCTTGCTGGTGTCGATCGGTACCGGTTTGGGCTCGTCGGAAGAGATGGTCTTCAGCTACGACGACATGCGCGCCCGTGGCATGAAGGCGGTCTCCCCCCTCGGTGTGCAGAAGTACATGCCCAACGGCGCGTCGGCGGCGGTGGGTCTGGAACGGCACGCCAAGGCCGGGGTCCTCACGCCCATATCGGCGTGCGCGTCGGGCTCCGAGGGCATCGCCCAGGCGTGGCGCAACATCGTCTTCGGCGAAGCCGACATCGCGATCTGCGGTGGCGTCGAAACGAAGATCGAAGCGGTGCCGATTGCGGCGTTCGCCCAGATGCGGATCGTGATGTCGACCAAGAACGACGACCCCGTCGGCGCGTGCCGCCCGTTCGACCGCGACCGGACCGGCTTCGTGTTCGGCGAGGCCGGCGCGCTCATGGTGATCGAGACCGAGGAGCACGCCAAGGCCCGCGGGGCCAACATCTTGGCCCGCATCATGGGGGCGAGCATCACCTCCGACGGCTACCACATGGTGGCCCCCGACCCCAACGGCGAACGCGCCGGGCACGCCATGAGCCGCGCCATCCAGCTCGCCGGGCTCTCCCCCAGCGACATCCACCACGTCAACGCCCACGCCACCGGCACCTCGGTCGGCGACGTCGCCGAGGGCAGGGCCATCAACAACGCCCTGGGCCCCCACGGCGGCAACGCCGCCGTCTACGCCCCCAAGGCCGCCCTGGGCCACTCCGTGGGCGCCGTGGGCGCCGTCGAATCGATCCTGACCGTGCTCGCGCTGCGCGACCAAGTCGTGCCGCCCACGCTGAACCTGGAAAACCTCGACCCCGAGATCGACCTGGACGTGGTGGCCGGCAAACCCCGCCCCGGCAACTACGAGTACGCGATCAACAACTCGTTCGGCTTCGGCGGACACAACGTGGCCATCGCCTTCGGGCGGTACTAA
- a CDS encoding PucR family transcriptional regulator codes for MSDNPFAGPFAKHPRSPLETLDSVPESVLRRLKQHSGRLATEAVNAMQDRLPFFAELEASQRASVALVVQTAVVNFVEWMQDPHSNVSYTAQAFELVPQELQRRIALRHSVDMVRVTMDIFEEVVPLLARSEEQLTALTVGILKYTRDLAFTAAGAYADAAEARGTWDSRMEASVVDAVVRGDTGPELLSRAAALNWDTTEPATVVVGTPAPGRDGSTGPGDSERASQHVRDIAAQHGRAALTDVHGTWLVAIVSGQLSPTDKFLGELLAAFADGPVVVGPTAPMLTAAYHSASEAISGMNAVGGWRGAPRPVLARELLPERALMGDASAIVALHTDVMGPLADAGPTLIETLDAYLDCGGAIEACARKLFVHPNTVRYRLKRITDFTGRDPMQPRDAYVLRVAATVGQLNYPTHPGSAAKNAMPVVPLPVKGAAVGQIG; via the coding sequence GTGAGTGACAATCCCTTCGCCGGCCCGTTCGCCAAGCATCCCCGGTCGCCGCTGGAAACGCTGGATTCGGTCCCCGAATCCGTGCTGCGCCGGCTCAAGCAGCACTCCGGGCGGCTGGCCACCGAGGCGGTCAACGCCATGCAGGACCGGTTGCCGTTCTTCGCCGAGCTGGAGGCGTCCCAACGGGCCAGCGTCGCGCTGGTGGTGCAGACGGCCGTCGTGAACTTCGTCGAATGGATGCAAGACCCACACAGCAACGTCAGCTACACCGCGCAGGCCTTCGAGCTGGTGCCCCAGGAGCTGCAGCGCCGGATCGCGTTGCGTCACAGCGTCGACATGGTCCGCGTCACCATGGACATCTTCGAGGAGGTCGTCCCGCTGCTGGCCCGCTCCGAGGAGCAGCTGACCGCGCTGACCGTGGGCATCCTGAAGTACACCCGCGACCTGGCGTTCACCGCGGCGGGGGCGTACGCCGACGCGGCCGAGGCGCGCGGCACCTGGGACAGCCGGATGGAGGCCAGCGTGGTCGACGCGGTGGTCCGCGGCGACACCGGCCCGGAACTGCTGTCCCGCGCGGCCGCCCTGAACTGGGACACCACCGAGCCCGCGACGGTGGTGGTCGGAACCCCGGCGCCCGGGCGCGACGGGTCGACCGGCCCCGGCGACAGTGAGCGCGCGAGTCAGCACGTCCGCGACATCGCCGCGCAGCACGGCCGTGCGGCCCTCACCGACGTGCACGGCACCTGGCTGGTCGCCATCGTGTCCGGGCAGTTGTCGCCGACCGACAAGTTCCTCGGGGAGCTGCTGGCCGCGTTCGCCGACGGCCCCGTGGTCGTCGGGCCGACGGCGCCCATGCTGACCGCGGCCTACCACAGCGCCAGCGAGGCGATATCCGGGATGAACGCCGTCGGTGGCTGGCGCGGGGCGCCGCGCCCCGTGCTGGCGCGCGAGCTCCTGCCGGAACGGGCCCTGATGGGCGACGCGTCGGCGATCGTGGCGCTGCACACCGACGTGATGGGGCCGTTGGCAGACGCCGGCCCGACGCTCATCGAAACTCTTGACGCTTACTTAGATTGTGGCGGCGCGATTGAAGCCTGTGCCAGAAAGTTGTTCGTTCATCCAAACACGGTGCGCTACCGACTCAAGCGGATCACCGACTTCACCGGGCGCGATCCCATGCAGCCGCGTGACGCATATGTCCTGCGAGTGGCGGCGACGGTGGGCCAGCTCAACTATCCGACGCATCCCGGCAGCGCCGCCAAGAACGCCATGCCCGTCGTTCCGCTGCCGGTCAAAGGGGCTGCGGTGGGCCAGATCGGGTGA